From one Nonomuraea polychroma genomic stretch:
- a CDS encoding helix-turn-helix transcriptional regulator: MVSSPMEAALASGVAGWAKRGGLLFKQARHAASMNQKALASVSGTSRTTLSAYEHGRKSPTLETAGRILDAAGFRLALEPKVEFAARPFPVPSRLWRLPVAAALGVARLHGRAYDLADRAERRAAYMLLLCEGSPQELLDHVDGVLLAELWDELDLPSDIRAEWWPLVEEARHGTGVIN, translated from the coding sequence ATGGTGTCCTCGCCGATGGAGGCGGCGCTGGCGTCCGGTGTCGCCGGCTGGGCCAAGCGCGGCGGGCTGCTGTTCAAGCAGGCCAGGCACGCCGCGAGCATGAACCAGAAGGCGCTGGCCAGTGTCAGCGGCACGTCGCGGACCACGTTGTCGGCCTATGAGCACGGCAGGAAGTCGCCGACGCTCGAGACGGCCGGGCGCATTCTCGACGCGGCCGGGTTCCGGCTGGCGTTGGAGCCGAAGGTGGAGTTCGCCGCTCGGCCTTTTCCTGTGCCGAGCCGGTTGTGGCGGCTGCCGGTCGCCGCGGCGCTGGGGGTGGCGCGGCTGCACGGGCGGGCCTACGACCTGGCCGACCGTGCGGAGCGGCGGGCGGCGTACATGTTGTTGTTGTGCGAGGGCAGTCCCCAGGAGTTGCTCGATCACGTGGACGGCGTGCTGCTCGCGGAGCTCTGGGATGAGCTGGATCTACCATCTGATATCCGGGCCGAGTGGTGGCCATTGGTGGAAGAGGCCCGACATGGGACCGGAGTTATCAATTGA
- a CDS encoding DNA polymerase III subunit delta' yields the protein MTVFDDLVGQDKAVAVLSRAAAAAGEVVGGGRGAGMTHAWLFTGPPGSGREDAARAFAAALLCPDGGCGHCDQCHQVLIGSHPDLETVRPEGLSYSVKQTRELILRAAGAPTQGRWRVILFEDADRATESAANALLKAIEEPPPRTVWLLCAPALDDLMITIRSRCRVVTLTTPSTDAVAHVLATRDSVPWETASFAARAAQGHIRRARALALDEGARQRREAVLSIPRSLTGVGECVSAAERLVKTAEEEAAAATAALNENETTELRKLYGEGSTGKGLNRGLVRGGAGALKELEDRQKSRATRIKRDSLDAALLELVSFYRDVLAMQFGAAVELANDDIRFDLDQLAKRSTPEETLRRIDAIMQCRERLAANVNPQIAVEAMMLALRP from the coding sequence GTGACGGTTTTCGATGACCTCGTCGGGCAGGACAAGGCGGTGGCCGTGCTGTCGCGGGCCGCGGCGGCGGCCGGAGAGGTCGTCGGTGGCGGGCGCGGCGCGGGCATGACGCATGCCTGGTTGTTCACCGGCCCGCCCGGCTCCGGGCGGGAGGACGCCGCCCGCGCCTTCGCCGCGGCGCTGCTGTGCCCCGACGGTGGTTGCGGCCACTGCGACCAGTGCCATCAGGTGCTGATCGGCTCCCACCCCGACCTGGAGACCGTACGCCCCGAGGGGCTGTCCTACAGCGTCAAGCAGACCCGCGAGCTCATCCTGCGCGCCGCGGGGGCGCCGACACAGGGACGGTGGCGGGTCATCCTGTTCGAAGACGCCGACCGGGCCACGGAGTCGGCCGCGAACGCCCTCCTCAAGGCCATCGAAGAGCCGCCGCCCCGTACGGTGTGGCTGCTGTGCGCGCCCGCCCTCGACGACCTGATGATCACCATCAGGTCGCGCTGCCGAGTGGTCACGCTGACCACGCCCAGCACGGACGCGGTCGCCCATGTGCTGGCCACGCGTGACAGCGTGCCGTGGGAGACGGCCTCGTTCGCCGCCCGGGCCGCTCAGGGGCACATCAGAAGGGCGCGGGCGCTGGCCCTCGACGAGGGAGCCAGGCAGCGCCGCGAGGCCGTGCTGAGCATTCCACGTTCGCTCACGGGGGTGGGGGAGTGCGTTTCCGCCGCCGAGCGTCTGGTGAAGACGGCGGAGGAGGAGGCGGCCGCGGCCACGGCCGCGCTCAATGAGAACGAGACCACTGAGCTGCGCAAGCTGTACGGCGAGGGTTCCACGGGCAAGGGGCTCAACCGAGGGCTGGTGCGGGGCGGGGCTGGGGCGCTGAAGGAGCTGGAGGACCGGCAGAAGTCGCGGGCCACGCGGATCAAGCGGGACTCGCTGGACGCGGCGTTGCTCGAGCTGGTGTCGTTCTACCGGGACGTGCTGGCCATGCAGTTCGGGGCCGCGGTGGAGTTGGCGAACGATGACATCCGGTTCGATCTGGATCAACTGGCCAAGCGGTCGACGCCCGAGGAAACGCTGCGGCGCATCGATGCGATCATGCAGTGCAGGGAACGGCTTGCGGCCAATGTCAACCCGCAGATCGCGGTCGAGGCGATGATGCTGGCGCTGCGCCCCTGA
- a CDS encoding DUF5703 family protein — protein sequence MDIFIPRDLTREAARQLLTEHAEYGRWELARVRVHPDGSRHVRLRRKVMRVRRTL from the coding sequence ATGGATATCTTCATTCCACGCGACCTCACTCGCGAAGCAGCACGTCAGCTGCTGACCGAACACGCGGAGTACGGTCGATGGGAGCTAGCGCGCGTACGCGTCCACCCCGACGGAAGTCGTCACGTACGGCTACGCCGCAAGGTCATGCGGGTACGCCGCACGCTCTGA
- a CDS encoding chaplin family protein: MRTWAKASTPAALLAVAVMSFGGGTALADTSGDGSFGGGNQVDLPISLPIDISGNSVAAAGSAEASSQGGAEVVNNGKGGISSRTSGDGSVGGGNQVNVPISAPVNACGNAVSLFGKSDAGCKGGASVRNQGKGGAGGNRTSGDGSVLGGNQVVAPISAPLNACGNAVAIFGDATAGCTGGANVYGGGAGGNRTSGDGSVLGGNQVVAPISAPVNICGNSVAVFGRAFSGCKGGSSVSSGGSGYRKHHRSAGNDTDGRFAVGSGNQVVAPVSLPVEVCGNAAGNATAGCKGGAEVRNAGAGGNRTSGRGGVLSGNQAVAPIAAPVNICGNAAALLGNAFAGCKGGAKVRHSGAGGNGTSGRGGVLSGNQAVAPIAAPVNICGNAAAVLGASEAHCKGGAGVSPRNGGGNWTSGRGGVLAGNQIVAPIAAPVNVCGNAVAVLGDAAAGCLGGAHVGKPGHDKHGPYRFAHTTGVHAAGKSAAAKSGLLPMLAGVPALGGLQGVPAVGALESVPAVEALESVPAAGALNETVGGVSAATEQVHGLANGAGLQDVADAAQLDAVFGQVTAVPLVEDAARTFGLPQLPELPGLPAQAQAPAKASKAAHAGPADRRAPARSSSPLGSATDLVSSTPVGGAVTSVTRGLPVGDIGLMSAQQPAGLTGMNPSSLLALALGAMFAASATLFASARRFRLGRQ, translated from the coding sequence ATGCGTACGTGGGCCAAGGCATCGACTCCTGCCGCCCTTCTCGCGGTGGCGGTCATGTCGTTCGGCGGCGGCACCGCCCTCGCCGACACCTCAGGCGACGGTTCCTTCGGCGGCGGCAACCAGGTCGACCTGCCGATCTCTCTCCCCATCGACATCAGCGGCAACTCCGTCGCGGCGGCCGGCTCGGCGGAGGCCTCCTCGCAGGGCGGCGCCGAGGTCGTGAACAACGGCAAGGGCGGCATCTCCAGCAGGACCTCGGGTGACGGTTCTGTCGGCGGCGGCAACCAGGTCAACGTTCCGATCAGCGCCCCGGTCAACGCCTGCGGCAACGCGGTGTCGCTGTTCGGCAAGTCCGACGCCGGCTGCAAGGGCGGCGCGAGCGTTCGCAACCAGGGGAAGGGCGGCGCCGGCGGCAACCGTACCTCCGGGGACGGGAGCGTGCTCGGCGGCAACCAGGTCGTCGCGCCCATCTCCGCCCCGCTGAACGCCTGCGGCAACGCGGTGGCGATCTTCGGCGACGCCACGGCGGGCTGCACGGGCGGCGCGAACGTCTACGGCGGCGGCGCCGGCGGCAACCGTACTTCTGGGGACGGGAGCGTGCTGGGCGGCAACCAGGTCGTCGCGCCGATCAGCGCGCCGGTCAACATCTGCGGGAACTCGGTGGCCGTGTTCGGGCGGGCGTTCTCGGGCTGCAAGGGCGGCTCTTCGGTGAGCAGCGGCGGTTCGGGCTACCGCAAGCACCACAGGAGCGCCGGCAACGACACCGACGGGCGCTTCGCGGTGGGCAGCGGCAACCAGGTCGTGGCCCCGGTCAGCCTGCCGGTCGAGGTCTGCGGCAACGCCGCGGGCAACGCGACCGCGGGCTGCAAGGGCGGCGCCGAGGTCCGGAACGCGGGTGCGGGCGGCAACCGTACGTCGGGGCGGGGCGGTGTGCTGAGCGGCAACCAGGCCGTCGCGCCGATCGCCGCACCCGTCAACATCTGCGGCAACGCCGCCGCCCTGCTCGGGAACGCCTTCGCCGGCTGCAAGGGCGGCGCGAAGGTCCGTCACTCCGGCGCGGGCGGCAACGGTACGTCGGGGCGGGGCGGTGTGCTGAGCGGCAACCAGGCCGTCGCGCCGATCGCCGCACCGGTCAACATCTGCGGCAACGCGGCCGCGGTCCTCGGGGCCTCCGAGGCCCACTGCAAGGGCGGAGCGGGCGTCTCGCCGCGTAACGGCGGCGGCAACTGGACGTCCGGCAGGGGCGGCGTGCTGGCCGGCAACCAGATCGTGGCGCCGATCGCCGCGCCGGTGAACGTCTGCGGCAACGCCGTGGCCGTCCTCGGCGACGCCGCGGCCGGATGCCTGGGCGGGGCGCACGTCGGCAAGCCCGGGCACGACAAGCACGGCCCGTACCGCTTCGCCCACACCACCGGGGTCCACGCCGCCGGCAAGAGCGCGGCCGCGAAGAGCGGTCTGCTGCCCATGCTGGCCGGCGTCCCGGCGCTGGGCGGCCTCCAGGGTGTCCCGGCCGTGGGGGCTCTGGAGAGCGTTCCGGCGGTCGAGGCACTGGAGAGCGTTCCCGCCGCGGGGGCGCTGAACGAGACCGTGGGTGGCGTCTCCGCCGCTACCGAGCAGGTGCACGGTCTGGCGAATGGCGCTGGGCTGCAGGACGTTGCCGACGCCGCGCAGCTCGACGCCGTTTTCGGTCAGGTGACCGCGGTGCCGCTGGTCGAGGACGCCGCCAGGACGTTCGGCCTGCCGCAGCTGCCCGAGCTGCCCGGCCTGCCCGCCCAGGCGCAGGCCCCGGCCAAGGCGTCGAAGGCCGCGCACGCCGGTCCCGCCGACCGCCGCGCGCCGGCCCGCTCGTCCTCCCCGCTCGGCTCGGCGACCGACCTGGTCTCCTCCACCCCCGTCGGCGGCGCGGTGACTTCCGTCACCCGGGGCCTGCCGGTCGGCGACATCGGCCTGATGAGCGCCCAGCAGCCCGCCGGCCTGACCGGGATGAACCCGAGCTCGCTGCTCGCCCTCGCGCTCGGCGCCATGTTCGCCGCCTCGGCGACGCTGTTCGCCTCGGCTCGCCGCTTCCGGCTCGGCCGTCAGTAA
- a CDS encoding SigE family RNA polymerase sigma factor, with product MTEAADEVAGRLCYVEVELLTQDEPLARRQVDVAAIFADHHVGLVRLALIMVGDQATAEDVVQEAFARTHAGRGRLRDPDKALVYVRSAVLNGCRSVLRRRATVFRRAVPYEPPVWSAESAALLGEERREVLLALRELPRRQREALTLRYYLDLADQETAETMGISASTARSTIARGLAALGRALREGS from the coding sequence GTGACCGAAGCAGCAGACGAGGTTGCCGGGCGTCTCTGTTACGTGGAAGTGGAACTGCTCACCCAAGATGAGCCCCTGGCGCGGCGGCAGGTCGACGTGGCGGCGATCTTCGCCGATCATCACGTGGGTCTCGTACGGCTGGCCCTCATCATGGTCGGCGATCAGGCGACCGCCGAGGACGTCGTGCAGGAGGCGTTCGCCCGCACCCATGCCGGCCGGGGCAGGCTGCGGGACCCCGACAAGGCGCTGGTCTACGTGCGCTCCGCGGTGCTCAACGGGTGCCGGTCGGTGTTGCGAAGACGGGCGACGGTGTTCCGGCGGGCGGTGCCGTACGAACCGCCCGTCTGGTCGGCGGAGAGCGCCGCGCTCCTGGGCGAGGAGCGGCGCGAGGTGCTGCTCGCCCTGCGCGAGCTGCCGCGCAGGCAGCGTGAGGCGCTGACGCTGCGCTACTACCTCGACCTGGCCGACCAGGAGACCGCCGAGACCATGGGGATCAGCGCGAGCACGGCCAGGTCCACGATCGCGCGAGGGCTGGCCGCCCTCGGCCGA
- the topA gene encoding type I DNA topoisomerase — MPAKNGSAGGTRLVIVESPAKAKTIAGYLGRGYIVESSIGHIRDLPEKADDIPEKFKGAPWARLGVNVEHDFEPLYVVNPDKRSQVAKLRQLLKDADELYLATDEDREGEAIAWHLREVLKPKVPVHRMVFHEITPQAIQDAVANPRDLNLRLVDAQETRRILDRLYGYEVSPVLWKKVKPRLSAGRVQSVATRLVVERERERMAFTSAHYWDLQALFDTNKPEERPRDFTATLTVVNGKRVAQGRDFASTGQLKNADVLHLSEAAAGELAGRLQGASFAVKSVERKPYTRKPYAPFRTTTLQQEASRKLGFSAKYTMQVAQRLYENGYITYMRTDSITLSETAIAAARSQAIKLYGREYVPDKPRVYSSKVKSAQEAHEAIRPSGEEFRTPGETGLTGDQFRLYELIWQRTVSSQMKDAVGESVTVKVGGRSATGEDVEFSASGRTITFYGFLKAYVEATDDPSGDRDDAEKRLPNLAEGDPLSVTRLDVAGHSTKPPARYTEASLVKELEDREIGRPSTYASIIGTILDRGYVFKKGTALVPSFLAFAVVNLLEQHFGNLVDYDFTAEMEKVLDDIANDRAERVPELQRFYYGSDGDEGLKEMVTDLGDIDAKEISSFPIKGTDIVLRVGRYGPYLDRSGARVNVPEDMTPDELTAEKAEELFSRPTGDRELGHDPVTGHMIVAKDGRYGPYVTEVLPEPAVDEEAPKRRTKKADVPKPRTSSLFKTMSLDTITLEDALKLLSIPRLVGELEGEEVVAYNGKFGPYLKKGTDSRSLASEDDLLTVTIDQAKELFAQPKQRGRRAAAAAPLRELGADPHSKKPVVVKEGRFGPYVTDGETNASLRKGDTVEDITIERAAELLAERRERAPAPKKTTTRKAPAKKAPAKKPASKS; from the coding sequence GTGCCAGCCAAGAACGGCAGCGCCGGCGGAACACGCCTGGTGATCGTCGAGTCGCCGGCCAAGGCGAAGACGATCGCGGGGTACCTGGGGCGCGGCTACATCGTCGAATCGAGCATCGGCCACATCCGCGACCTGCCGGAGAAAGCCGACGACATCCCCGAGAAGTTCAAAGGCGCCCCATGGGCCCGCCTCGGGGTGAATGTCGAGCACGACTTCGAGCCGCTGTACGTCGTCAACCCCGACAAGAGGTCCCAAGTCGCCAAGTTGCGGCAGCTGCTGAAGGACGCCGACGAGCTCTATCTGGCCACTGACGAGGACCGCGAGGGCGAGGCCATCGCCTGGCACCTGCGCGAGGTGCTCAAGCCCAAGGTGCCGGTGCACCGCATGGTGTTCCACGAGATCACCCCTCAGGCCATCCAGGACGCCGTGGCCAACCCGCGTGACCTCAACCTCCGCCTCGTGGACGCCCAGGAGACCAGGCGCATCCTCGACCGGCTCTACGGCTACGAGGTCAGCCCCGTGCTGTGGAAGAAGGTCAAGCCTCGCCTGTCGGCCGGCCGGGTGCAGTCGGTGGCGACGAGGCTGGTGGTGGAGCGTGAGCGGGAGCGCATGGCGTTCACGTCTGCCCACTACTGGGACCTGCAGGCGCTGTTCGACACCAACAAGCCGGAGGAGCGCCCGCGCGACTTCACCGCCACGCTGACCGTGGTCAACGGCAAGCGCGTGGCGCAGGGTCGCGACTTCGCCAGCACCGGGCAGCTCAAGAACGCCGACGTGCTGCACCTGTCCGAGGCGGCCGCGGGCGAGCTCGCCGGCCGGCTCCAGGGGGCGTCGTTCGCGGTCAAGTCGGTCGAGCGCAAGCCGTATACGCGCAAGCCGTACGCGCCGTTCCGGACGACCACATTGCAGCAGGAGGCCAGCCGGAAGCTGGGATTCTCCGCCAAGTACACGATGCAGGTCGCCCAGCGGCTCTACGAGAACGGCTACATCACGTACATGCGTACCGACAGCATCACGCTGTCGGAGACGGCGATCGCGGCCGCGCGGTCGCAGGCGATCAAGCTGTACGGCCGCGAGTACGTCCCGGACAAGCCGCGCGTCTACAGCAGCAAGGTCAAAAGCGCCCAGGAGGCGCACGAGGCGATCCGGCCCTCTGGCGAGGAGTTCCGCACGCCGGGCGAGACCGGGCTGACGGGCGACCAGTTCCGCCTGTACGAGCTGATCTGGCAGCGGACCGTGTCCTCCCAGATGAAGGACGCGGTCGGCGAGTCGGTCACCGTGAAGGTGGGCGGCAGGTCGGCCACCGGCGAGGACGTCGAGTTCAGCGCCTCCGGCCGGACGATCACGTTCTACGGGTTCCTCAAGGCCTACGTGGAGGCGACCGACGACCCGTCGGGCGACCGCGACGACGCCGAGAAGCGGCTGCCCAACCTGGCGGAGGGCGACCCGCTCAGCGTGACCAGGCTCGACGTGGCCGGGCACTCGACCAAGCCGCCCGCGCGCTACACCGAGGCGTCGCTGGTCAAGGAGCTGGAGGATCGGGAGATCGGGCGGCCGTCGACGTACGCCTCGATCATCGGGACCATCCTCGACCGTGGCTACGTGTTCAAGAAGGGCACGGCCCTGGTGCCGTCGTTCCTGGCGTTCGCCGTGGTCAACCTGCTGGAGCAGCATTTCGGCAACCTGGTCGACTACGACTTCACGGCCGAGATGGAGAAGGTGCTCGACGACATCGCCAACGACCGGGCGGAGCGGGTGCCGGAGCTGCAGCGCTTCTACTACGGCTCCGACGGCGACGAGGGTCTGAAGGAGATGGTCACCGACCTGGGCGACATCGACGCCAAGGAGATCAGCTCCTTCCCGATCAAGGGGACGGACATCGTCCTGCGGGTCGGGCGGTACGGCCCCTACCTGGACAGGAGCGGCGCCCGGGTCAACGTGCCCGAGGACATGACGCCCGACGAGCTGACCGCGGAGAAGGCCGAGGAGCTGTTCTCGCGGCCGACGGGTGACCGGGAGCTGGGGCACGACCCGGTGACCGGGCACATGATCGTGGCCAAGGACGGCCGGTACGGGCCTTATGTGACGGAGGTCCTGCCCGAGCCGGCCGTGGACGAGGAGGCTCCCAAGCGGCGCACGAAGAAGGCCGACGTGCCGAAGCCCCGTACGAGCTCGCTGTTCAAGACGATGTCGCTGGACACGATCACGCTCGAGGACGCGCTCAAGCTGCTGTCGATCCCCAGGCTCGTGGGCGAGCTGGAGGGCGAGGAGGTCGTGGCGTACAACGGGAAGTTCGGCCCCTACCTGAAGAAGGGGACGGACTCGCGTTCGCTGGCCTCCGAGGACGACCTGCTCACGGTCACCATCGACCAGGCGAAGGAGCTGTTCGCGCAGCCCAAGCAGCGCGGGCGGCGCGCCGCGGCCGCGGCGCCGCTGCGCGAGCTGGGCGCCGATCCCCACTCCAAGAAGCCGGTCGTGGTGAAGGAGGGGCGCTTCGGCCCGTACGTGACGGATGGCGAGACCAACGCCTCCCTGCGCAAGGGCGACACGGTCGAGGACATCACGATCGAGCGGGCGGCGGAGCTGCTGGCCGAGCGCCGTGAGCGGGCGCCCGCGCCGAAGAAGACCACCACCAGGAAGGCGCCGGCGAAAAAGGCTCCCGCCAAGAAGCCTGCCAGCAAATCGTAA
- a CDS encoding metallophosphoesterase, producing the protein MVVLVFVGLILLAHYYLWHRMVRSTTGPGRLRKALTWGMVGLFVLVVGTFVGTRMELGSGLAWPGYVWLALLFYLVLFFVVLEVPRAVAGVFLRRAERKRAAAPELTPKRKRAPEPELTPEPVAVLASTAAPVVEETAPVETVPPAEGAAPVEQVAEKIAPPAPLSRRLFLGRATAAVAGLGALSTVGYGITSALGDPVIERVKVTLPKLDPRLGGLRFAVVSDIHLGPLTGKAHTERIVRMINGLEADVVAIVGDLVDGSVAELGALARPLKNLESRYGAYFVTGNHEYFSPGGFAEWIEELGQLGVRPLRNERVEIRHQGAVLDLAGVNDLNGTSQGDGPDFGKALGNRDTSRSTVLLAHQPVQVGEAARHGVDLQLSGHTHGGQMAPFSLVVGLQQPVVSGLATVDGVQVYVTRGAGFWGPPVRVGAPPEVTMLELA; encoded by the coding sequence GTGGTGGTCCTGGTCTTCGTCGGCCTCATCCTGCTGGCGCACTATTACCTCTGGCACCGGATGGTGCGCTCGACCACGGGCCCCGGGCGGCTGCGCAAGGCGCTGACCTGGGGCATGGTGGGGCTGTTCGTGCTGGTCGTGGGCACGTTCGTCGGCACGCGGATGGAGCTTGGAAGTGGGCTGGCCTGGCCGGGATATGTCTGGCTGGCGTTGCTGTTCTACCTGGTCCTGTTCTTCGTGGTGCTGGAGGTTCCGCGGGCCGTGGCGGGGGTGTTCCTGCGCCGGGCGGAGCGGAAGCGGGCGGCGGCACCCGAGCTCACGCCCAAGCGGAAGCGGGCACCGGAACCCGAGCTCACGCCCGAGCCCGTCGCGGTCCTGGCGAGCACAGCCGCGCCGGTCGTCGAGGAGACCGCGCCGGTGGAGACGGTCCCGCCTGCTGAGGGCGCTGCGCCGGTTGAGCAGGTTGCCGAGAAGATTGCGCCGCCTGCTCCGTTGAGCAGGCGGTTGTTCCTCGGGCGGGCCACCGCCGCCGTGGCCGGGCTCGGTGCGCTGAGCACGGTCGGGTACGGCATCACGAGCGCGCTGGGCGATCCCGTGATCGAACGGGTCAAGGTCACGCTGCCGAAACTGGACCCGCGCCTCGGCGGCCTGAGGTTCGCCGTGGTCAGCGACATCCACCTGGGTCCGCTCACGGGCAAGGCCCACACCGAGCGCATCGTCCGCATGATCAACGGTCTTGAGGCCGACGTCGTCGCGATCGTGGGCGACCTGGTGGACGGGTCGGTGGCCGAGCTCGGCGCGCTGGCACGGCCGCTGAAGAACCTCGAGTCCCGCTATGGGGCATATTTCGTCACCGGCAATCACGAGTACTTCTCCCCAGGCGGGTTCGCCGAGTGGATCGAGGAGCTCGGGCAGCTCGGCGTACGCCCGCTGCGAAACGAACGCGTGGAGATCAGGCACCAGGGCGCCGTCCTGGACCTGGCCGGCGTGAACGACCTCAACGGCACGTCCCAGGGCGACGGCCCGGACTTCGGCAAGGCGCTCGGCAACCGCGACACCAGCCGGTCCACGGTGCTGCTCGCGCATCAGCCGGTCCAGGTGGGCGAGGCCGCCCGCCACGGCGTGGACCTGCAGTTGTCCGGGCACACGCACGGCGGCCAGATGGCGCCGTTCAGCCTTGTCGTGGGGTTGCAGCAGCCGGTGGTGTCCGGCCTGGCCACGGTGGACGGGGTGCAGGTCTACGTCACCAGGGGCGCCGGATTCTGGGGGCCGCCGGTCCGCGTCGGCGCTCCGCCCGAGGTCACGATGCTGGAGCTGGCTTAG
- the tmk gene encoding dTMP kinase, producing the protein MTAPGRRRPTHVLANAPFRRLWTAMSVCSLGDWLNILALTALAANLTQGDDYRVQSLAVGGVFVAKMLPAVLLGPLAGVFADRFDRRLTMFVADLARFAVVLSIPFVNSYQWVIIATVLVECINLFWVPAKDATVPNLVPKEQLESANRLNLLVTYGSAPVAAMLFAALSVAGDLISTIVPFPAGRDATGLALIVNACAYLVSAFLIFTLRDIPKRDGAISTPSVLKQIVEGWRFVGRNRLVRGLVIGMLGAFAAGGAVVGVAKIYVVTLGGGDAAYGVVFAAVFVGMALGMFFGLRLLRELSRRRLFGLAITAAGPVLIAIALVHNLVIVVMLTVLLGACAGIAWIIGYTLIGLEVEDGLRGRTFAFLQSTARVTLLLVVAMASPLAALFGVHQLRLGEFGYRFDGTNLVLVVGGALAMTVGLLALRHMDDRKGVSLAADLIAAVRGERFPAEAAEHVPGLFVAFEGGEGSGKTTQSRLIAIWLRDQGYDVVQTREPGSTKVGMRLRAILLDAAERGLTARAEALLYAADRAEHVEKVIRPALYRGSLVITDRYVDSSLAYQGAGRALDPEDVSKINAWATGGLVPHLTVLIDTPPQVGLTRLGGAVDRIEAEPLEFHERVRKEFRALAAAAPERYLVVDGTQPLEVITRQIQDRIRDILPDPVPEETEDVTGTMPAIRDWG; encoded by the coding sequence ATGACTGCCCCCGGCCGACGCCGCCCTACTCACGTGCTGGCCAACGCGCCGTTTCGACGGCTCTGGACGGCCATGTCGGTGTGCAGCCTGGGTGACTGGCTCAACATACTCGCGCTGACCGCACTGGCCGCCAACCTCACCCAGGGCGACGACTACCGAGTGCAGTCGCTGGCCGTCGGCGGCGTCTTCGTCGCCAAGATGTTGCCGGCCGTGCTGCTCGGCCCGCTCGCGGGGGTGTTCGCCGACCGGTTCGACCGGCGGCTGACGATGTTCGTGGCGGACCTGGCCAGGTTCGCCGTGGTGTTGTCCATCCCCTTCGTCAACAGCTACCAGTGGGTCATCATCGCGACCGTCCTGGTCGAGTGCATCAACCTGTTCTGGGTCCCGGCCAAGGACGCCACGGTGCCCAACCTGGTGCCGAAGGAGCAGTTGGAGTCGGCCAACCGGCTCAACCTGCTGGTCACGTACGGCAGCGCGCCGGTCGCGGCCATGTTGTTCGCGGCGCTGTCCGTGGCGGGCGACCTGATCAGCACCATCGTGCCGTTCCCGGCCGGACGGGACGCCACCGGCCTGGCGCTGATCGTCAACGCCTGCGCCTACCTGGTGTCGGCGTTCCTGATCTTCACGTTGCGCGACATCCCCAAGCGGGACGGCGCGATCTCCACGCCGTCCGTGCTCAAGCAGATCGTCGAGGGCTGGCGCTTCGTCGGCCGTAACCGGCTGGTGCGGGGCCTGGTCATCGGCATGCTGGGGGCGTTCGCCGCCGGCGGGGCCGTGGTGGGCGTGGCCAAGATCTACGTGGTGACGCTCGGCGGCGGCGACGCCGCCTACGGTGTCGTGTTCGCCGCGGTCTTCGTCGGCATGGCACTCGGCATGTTCTTCGGGCTCCGGCTGCTGCGTGAGCTGTCGCGACGGCGGCTGTTCGGGCTGGCCATCACGGCGGCGGGGCCGGTCCTGATCGCGATCGCGCTGGTGCACAACCTGGTGATCGTGGTCATGCTGACCGTGCTGCTCGGGGCCTGCGCCGGGATTGCCTGGATCATCGGCTACACGTTGATCGGGCTGGAGGTCGAGGACGGGCTGCGGGGCCGTACGTTCGCGTTCCTGCAGTCGACCGCGCGGGTGACGCTGCTGCTGGTGGTCGCCATGGCCAGCCCGCTGGCGGCGCTGTTCGGCGTGCACCAGCTGCGGTTGGGCGAGTTCGGCTACCGGTTCGACGGGACCAACCTGGTGCTCGTGGTCGGCGGGGCGCTCGCGATGACCGTCGGCCTTCTCGCGCTGCGCCACATGGACGACAGGAAGGGCGTCTCCCTGGCGGCGGACCTCATCGCCGCGGTGCGCGGCGAGCGGTTCCCCGCCGAGGCGGCCGAGCACGTGCCCGGGCTGTTCGTGGCGTTCGAGGGCGGCGAGGGGTCGGGCAAGACGACCCAGTCGCGGCTGATCGCCATCTGGCTGCGCGATCAGGGATACGACGTCGTGCAGACGCGCGAGCCCGGCTCCACCAAGGTCGGCATGCGGCTGCGGGCCATCCTGCTCGACGCGGCCGAGCGCGGGCTGACGGCACGGGCGGAGGCGCTGCTCTATGCCGCCGACCGGGCCGAGCACGTGGAGAAGGTGATCAGGCCGGCGCTCTATCGGGGCTCGCTGGTGATCACCGACCGCTACGTGGACTCGTCGCTGGCCTACCAGGGCGCTGGGCGGGCGCTCGACCCCGAGGACGTGTCCAAGATCAATGCCTGGGCGACGGGTGGCCTCGTGCCGCACCTGACCGTGCTCATCGACACGCCGCCCCAGGTGGGGTTGACCCGGCTGGGCGGGGCGGTCGACCGGATCGAGGCCGAGCCGCTGGAGTTCCACGAGCGGGTGCGCAAGGAGTTCCGCGCGCTGGCGGCCGCCGCGCCCGAGCGTTACCTGGTCGTCGACGGCACGCAGCCGCTCGAGGTGATCACCCGGCAGATCCAGGACCGCATCCGCGACATCCTGCCCGACCCGGTGCCGGAGGAGACAGAGGACGTCACGGGCACGATGCCGGCGATCCGCGACTGGGGGTGA